The sequence CTGCCGGTGACCTGGTGCGGTGCCAGCCAGGTGCCGTGGTAGCCGCCGAGCAGCAGCGGCCGGGCCGGGTCGTAGCCGCAGAACTCCAGCAGCTCGGCCAGCGAGACCCCGTACGGTGCCTCCATCACCAGCCCACCCGGGCCGTCGGCCGAGATCGACAGCAGCCGGGTGCCGGGCTCGGCGGCGGTGCCCCAGCGGGAGTACTCCTCGGCACCCAGGGAGTTCACCGCCGCCAGATGGGCCAGCGTCTCGGCGTTGCACACCATGGTCGGCCGGCCCTTGAACCCGGAGATCGCCTCCGGGGTGCGGGCCGTCACCGGCAGGTTGTCGCGGCCGGACAGCATCTCCAGCACCGCGCGGGACTGCCCGCCGACGAAACCGCCGCTGGTGGTGTGCACCTCGAAGTCGATGGCCTTGCGCCCGCCCGGGCGCTCGTCGATCGCCGCCCGCACCGCCCGCACCACGCCGGGCCGCTCACCCGGGGCGGAGATGTGCACGGTGTGCACGTCGAGGGCCTCGGCCAGCAACTGGGCACCGTCGAGCACCAGGTGCGGCGAGGTGAGCAGCAGACTGCTGTCTTTCGCGCTGGCCGGCTCACCCTCCGAGCAGTTGACCACCAGCTCACGTCTGCGCCCGGACTCGAACGCGGCCTGGAGCTTGCGGGCGAACGGGAACTCCGCCCCGCCGCGCCCGGTCAGGCCGATCTTCCAGCTCAGCTCGAGCAGCTGCTCGGCCGTCATCCGCATCGGCTCGTCCCACAGCCGCCGGTGCGCGCGCAGGCCCGGGCCCTGGTCCTGCCCCACGGCGCGCAGCAGCATCGGGCCGTCGAGCACCGAGACCTCGCCGTGGAAGCCGGACTCCAGCACCGCGTGCGTCATCGGGCCCGCCGTCCCGGTGAACTCTGCCGCCGGTCCATCCGGCGCTCGGTGCCGAGTGTGCCCAGCCGCACCGCCACGGCACCGGCCACCACACCCACACAGGCCACCGTGACGCCCATCGACCAGACCTCGCGGGAGTCGGTGCCGATGCCGAAGCCGTGCACCAGCCCGGCCAGCCAGCCCAGGTAGGAGGTCAGGTGGATGGTGCGCCAGCTGCGGGAACCGAACCGGGTGCGGGACAGCCCGGTGATCACGGTGAGGATGACGAAGTCAGTGGCCAGCGTGCCGAGACCGAGCCACAGCGGCTGGTACTCGCCGACGAACGGCACCACCATGTCGAACCAGCGGATGTTCACGAACTCGTCGATCACCGCCAGTGCGGCGTGCGCGATCAGCAGGGCCACGCACAGCAGCGAGATGTTGCGGTGCAGTCCCTGGGTGACGAACCGGGGCCAGAACACGGACGACGCGCGCACGGTGGACAGCACGCCGAGCGCCACCGAGGCGGTCATCAGCACGAGCAGGATGACGCCCGTGCCCCGGTTCAGGAACCAGAGCAGCCGATCGTCTTGAAAGGCCTCGGTGAGAAAGTCAAGGCTCATGGAACCTGTTCCGGTAGGGGCCATCCGGCCACCCGGCGGACGTTGCCGTCGGCGTCGACCAGCCGGGCGGCCACGTCTTCGTACTCCAGCCAGGCGATGGCGTCGCTGCCACGCACGATCGAGGACGTGCTGATCGCGTTCGCCTCCACGCAGGAGCAGCCGCACGCGGTGACCGTGCGGAAGGTCGCGTCGACCGGGCGGCCGGTGCGGGGATCGAGCAGATGATGCACGTCGCCATCGTTCCACCAGCGGCGGGCCAGTACCGACGAGGTGGCCAGGCCGCCCTCGGCGATCACCACCACCTCGGCACCGGGATCACCGACGTCTTGCGGCAGTTCGGTGATCGACACCCGCCACGGATGGCTGCCCGGCGCGGTGCCGGGCAGCAGCCCGACCGCCACGTCACCGCCCAGGCTGATCACCAGGTCGGTGCCGGCCTCGGCGGGCACGACCTCGGCGATCAGGTCGGCGGCGAACGCCTTTCCGGTCGCTCCCA is a genomic window of Kineosporia corallincola containing:
- a CDS encoding NADH-ubiquinone oxidoreductase-F iron-sulfur binding region domain-containing protein → MTHAVLESGFHGEVSVLDGPMLLRAVGQDQGPGLRAHRRLWDEPMRMTAEQLLELSWKIGLTGRGGAEFPFARKLQAAFESGRRRELVVNCSEGEPASAKDSSLLLTSPHLVLDGAQLLAEALDVHTVHISAPGERPGVVRAVRAAIDERPGGRKAIDFEVHTTSGGFVGGQSRAVLEMLSGRDNLPVTARTPEAISGFKGRPTMVCNAETLAHLAAVNSLGAEEYSRWGTAAEPGTRLLSISADGPGGLVMEAPYGVSLAELLEFCGYDPARPLLLGGYHGTWLAPHQVTGSTLSSKDLVRFGARLGAGVLLPMLPGDCPLTYTASIVDYLAQQRAKRCGPCTNGLPALANACMRLPGARSRRESATLVERIQELTGLVTGRGACAHPDGTARLVNSMLDTFAPEIENHVDGYCHYA
- a CDS encoding ferric reductase-like transmembrane domain-containing protein, which gives rise to MSLDFLTEAFQDDRLLWFLNRGTGVILLVLMTASVALGVLSTVRASSVFWPRFVTQGLHRNISLLCVALLIAHAALAVIDEFVNIRWFDMVVPFVGEYQPLWLGLGTLATDFVILTVITGLSRTRFGSRSWRTIHLTSYLGWLAGLVHGFGIGTDSREVWSMGVTVACVGVVAGAVAVRLGTLGTERRMDRRQSSPGRRAR